A stretch of the Balneola vulgaris DSM 17893 genome encodes the following:
- a CDS encoding DUF547 domain-containing protein, translated as MKLISTSFLNLLILSGLSLSSNALAQGNSFDELPDSLNSYTEVSIQLLNHVRTGKPTLELQKLLADVSKEDLNADLDTEEEKKAFWLNVYNAYVQILLLDNPELFDDRASWFGYNFFSSPQVTIAGHELSFDDIEHGIIRHSKIKLSMGYLDKWFPDEFEKTFRWKEVDPRIHFALNCGAKSCPYIAIYEADRVEEQLDITSKQYLERTTDFLEEENKVFVNRLMSWFKADFGGKKGSIQMLKKYGIIPESANPKISYIKYDWTLELDNYKDI; from the coding sequence ATGAAATTAATATCGACTTCTTTTTTGAATCTATTGATACTGAGTGGACTTAGCCTCAGTTCCAATGCCCTTGCTCAAGGAAATTCGTTTGATGAATTGCCTGATTCATTGAATTCATATACGGAAGTTTCCATACAACTTTTGAATCATGTTCGAACTGGAAAACCCACTCTTGAGCTACAAAAGCTATTGGCTGATGTTTCTAAAGAAGATTTAAATGCTGATTTAGACACAGAAGAAGAGAAGAAGGCATTCTGGCTCAATGTGTATAATGCCTATGTTCAAATTCTATTATTAGATAACCCAGAATTGTTTGATGATCGTGCATCATGGTTTGGTTACAACTTTTTTTCCTCACCTCAAGTTACCATTGCTGGACATGAATTAAGTTTTGATGATATAGAACATGGAATCATCCGCCATTCAAAGATAAAGCTATCTATGGGTTACTTAGATAAATGGTTCCCTGATGAGTTTGAAAAAACTTTCAGATGGAAGGAAGTAGATCCGCGAATTCATTTCGCGCTTAATTGTGGTGCGAAATCATGTCCATATATTGCAATTTATGAAGCTGACAGGGTAGAAGAACAATTGGATATTACCTCAAAACAATATCTCGAACGAACCACCGATTTTTTAGAAGAAGAGAATAAAGTATTTGTAAATCGCTTAATGAGTTGGTTTAAAGCAGATTTTGGCGGAAAGAAGGGAAGTATTCAGATGCTTAAGAAGTATGGGATTATCCCAGAGTCAGCTAATCCAAAAATCAGTTATATAAAATACGACTGGACCCTTGAATTAGATAACTATAAAGACATATAA
- a CDS encoding TIGR04283 family arsenosugar biosynthesis glycosyltransferase translates to MAISIIVPTYNEECTISDQIDYLLKGIEGLSKAEIIIVDGGSSDETTAKARSKNVTAVRSPSKGRAAQMNYGASIAKNDILYFVHADTQPPLTFVDDILESFTSNYESGCYRYQFKDYPTPLLRINAYCTRFKRIMCRGGDQTLFIKKDLFNELGGFREDYLIMEDYDFIQKLMNRKSFRVIQKDAFVSARKYDHNGYFQVNFANLVVFMMYFAGASQELMVHAYKNLIYHPKMG, encoded by the coding sequence ATGGCAATAAGTATCATTGTACCAACTTATAACGAAGAATGTACGATTTCGGATCAAATTGATTATTTACTTAAAGGGATTGAGGGGCTATCAAAGGCAGAAATAATTATTGTTGATGGCGGTAGTAGTGATGAAACAACGGCCAAAGCACGTTCAAAGAATGTAACGGCTGTTCGTTCCCCTTCAAAAGGAAGAGCGGCACAAATGAATTACGGTGCATCAATTGCTAAGAATGATATCCTTTATTTTGTTCACGCCGACACTCAGCCCCCTTTAACATTTGTAGATGATATTCTCGAAAGCTTTACTTCAAACTATGAATCAGGTTGTTATCGCTATCAGTTCAAGGATTATCCTACGCCACTATTACGCATTAATGCCTACTGTACTCGCTTTAAAAGGATAATGTGTAGAGGTGGAGACCAAACCTTATTTATCAAAAAAGATTTATTTAATGAATTAGGTGGATTCAGGGAAGATTATCTGATTATGGAAGATTATGATTTTATTCAGAAACTAATGAATAGGAAAAGCTTCAGAGTCATTCAAAAAGATGCCTTTGTATCAGCTCGAAAATATGATCACAATGGCTATTTCCAAGTTAACTTCGCGAACCTAGTTGTGTTTATGATGTATTTTGCTGGAGCCTCTCAAGAATTGATGGTACATGCCTACAAAAACTTAATCTACCATCCCAAAATGGGATAA
- the mtaB gene encoding tRNA (N(6)-L-threonylcarbamoyladenosine(37)-C(2))-methylthiotransferase MtaB has product MKSAAFETLGCKLNFSETSSMRRDFEVEGFELKEFDDKADIYVINTCSVTLDANSACRKTVRQALKRNPDAFVAVVGCYAQLEPEEIAQIEGVDVVLGAKDKFKLLDLFDDFVKQEKTIIHNTDVNEAVDFHNAFSSDDRTRAFLKVQDGCNYKCSFCTIPLARGASRSPKIATVVRNAEQLVSEGFKEIIITGVNSGDFGYGTDENFYQLLQALEDVKGLERLRVSSIEPNLLTEEIIRFAATSTKLQPHFHIPLQSGSDKMLKTMRRRYKSDLYRGRVELIRELIPDACIGVDVITGHPGETEALFEESMAFIDSLDVSYLHVFTYSERPNTHALSLSPIVPKPERKKRTHKLRRLSKKKRFNFDGRFEGEIRPTLFEEENKDGLMFGWTNNYVRVAIPHNPRLANTIQPVRLNTLTTDGYYEGELNQKILAEEQVIEELIG; this is encoded by the coding sequence ATGAAAAGTGCCGCATTTGAAACTCTAGGATGTAAATTAAATTTCTCAGAAACCTCTTCTATGAGGAGAGATTTCGAGGTTGAAGGATTTGAACTCAAAGAATTTGATGACAAAGCAGATATCTATGTCATTAATACCTGTTCAGTAACCTTAGATGCTAATAGTGCTTGCCGTAAAACAGTTCGACAAGCCTTAAAGCGTAACCCAGATGCCTTTGTAGCTGTTGTTGGATGTTATGCTCAGCTTGAACCAGAAGAAATTGCTCAAATTGAAGGTGTTGATGTTGTTTTAGGGGCCAAAGACAAGTTCAAGCTATTAGACCTATTTGACGATTTTGTTAAACAAGAGAAAACCATCATCCACAATACCGATGTTAATGAAGCAGTCGACTTCCACAATGCTTTTTCATCGGATGACCGAACGCGTGCTTTTCTTAAGGTACAGGATGGGTGTAATTACAAGTGTTCATTTTGCACTATTCCTCTAGCACGGGGTGCAAGTCGTAGCCCTAAAATTGCTACCGTTGTACGGAATGCTGAACAGCTGGTATCAGAAGGATTTAAAGAAATCATCATTACTGGAGTGAACTCAGGTGATTTCGGTTATGGTACGGATGAAAATTTCTATCAATTACTACAAGCACTAGAAGATGTAAAAGGCTTAGAGAGACTCCGAGTTTCATCTATAGAACCAAATTTACTTACTGAAGAAATTATTCGATTCGCAGCTACTTCAACTAAGCTTCAGCCTCACTTCCATATTCCATTACAAAGTGGGTCGGATAAGATGCTTAAAACAATGCGTCGGCGTTACAAATCGGATCTTTATAGAGGACGTGTTGAACTTATTCGTGAGCTTATTCCAGATGCATGTATTGGAGTAGATGTAATAACGGGTCACCCTGGCGAAACAGAAGCCTTATTCGAAGAATCCATGGCATTCATTGATAGCCTAGATGTATCGTACTTACATGTGTTCACCTATTCAGAACGTCCTAATACTCATGCATTAAGTTTAAGCCCTATAGTACCTAAGCCAGAGAGAAAAAAGCGTACACATAAACTTCGAAGATTATCAAAGAAGAAGCGATTTAATTTTGATGGTCGATTCGAAGGCGAAATACGCCCTACCCTATTCGAAGAAGAAAACAAAGATGGGCTCATGTTTGGCTGGACCAACAATTATGTTCGTGTTGCAATCCCACACAATCCAAGGTTAGCGAACACCATTCAACCCGTAAGGCTGAATACACTTACTACAGATGGATATTATGAAGGGGAATTAAATCAAAAAATATTAGCAGAAGAGCAAGTAATTGAAGAGCTTATTGGATAA
- a CDS encoding uracil-DNA glycosylase: MSDSTNTAFITDRVIRFLKQQRELFGDFSVKSVDLNTREEPAIPAPVPTPSASNGNKEYHVVPESKSEGVTEQIEPTNDEQSSEERIAACSSVEALNSLYSELIKNTNDFVFGKGSNSPKVMIIGGAPGKNDYKDGRPFSGKVGKLLDKILTAISLSKSDLYFSNILKFRPSKSELDNAEFTQMNTTFIKKEIDILQPNIVLCVGELATQTLINDSSDFDSLRGRLHTVEEQNYFATYHPAQLLLDESLKRPCWEDLKILKEHLNRR, translated from the coding sequence ATGAGTGATTCTACAAACACAGCTTTTATAACCGACAGAGTAATACGTTTCTTGAAACAACAAAGAGAGTTGTTTGGCGATTTTTCTGTTAAATCAGTAGACCTAAACACTAGAGAAGAACCTGCTATTCCTGCTCCGGTACCCACTCCATCTGCTTCAAATGGGAATAAAGAGTATCACGTAGTACCGGAATCAAAGTCAGAAGGTGTAACTGAGCAAATTGAACCAACCAATGATGAGCAATCTTCAGAAGAAAGAATTGCCGCTTGTTCAAGTGTAGAAGCATTGAATAGCCTTTATTCAGAGCTAATTAAAAACACCAACGATTTCGTATTTGGAAAAGGTAGCAACTCCCCAAAAGTTATGATTATTGGAGGAGCTCCAGGTAAAAACGATTATAAAGATGGGCGACCTTTTTCAGGAAAGGTAGGTAAGTTATTAGATAAGATATTAACGGCCATAAGTCTTAGTAAATCAGATTTATACTTTAGCAATATTTTAAAATTTAGACCTTCTAAGAGTGAACTAGACAACGCTGAATTCACTCAGATGAACACCACTTTCATTAAGAAGGAAATTGACATCCTTCAACCGAATATTGTGCTTTGTGTAGGCGAACTTGCAACGCAAACACTAATAAATGATTCATCGGATTTTGACAGTCTTCGAGGTCGTTTACATACTGTAGAGGAGCAAAACTACTTTGCGACTTATCACCCCGCACAACTACTATTGGATGAGTCGTTAAAGCGACCATGTTGGGAAGACTTAAAAATTTTAAAAGAGCATTTGAACAGGCGCTAA
- the dnaB gene encoding replicative DNA helicase: protein MAKNGSAYKKKTYEDPSSILEKEGRVPPQAVEVEEAVLGAMLIETGAATIAIGMLKADDFYKPAHRHIFETISNLSERDNPLDLLTVENELRDNNLLDVCGGSSYLSDLTRSVSSAANIEYHAQIIIEKAIKRNLILNCTDVIKESYDSTSDAYDVLDDAEQRIFDLANQKTKNASQPVSEILKDTLAYLEDMRGKEGGITGVPTGLAIDQMTAGWQKGDLIIIAARPSMGKTAFVLTAARNAAMHLDEKLKTPIAIFSLEMSNQSLVQRLLTMEARVRADEARKGTLNDDSFKQLIEAAGRLFTAGIFIDDTPAITLMELRTKCRRLKSEHDIGLIVIDYLQLMQGNAKDSGNREQEIASISRGLKSLAKELDVPVIALSQLSRAVEQRGGDKRPQLSDLRESGSIEQDADVVMFLYRPEYYGITTTAEGQSTAGLAEVIIGKQRNGPVGSKMHYFVKDYARFENLTTADHGDSYLNDGGGGNTPALPDDFSPSGAPPMPHNPAPDEDAPF from the coding sequence ATGGCAAAAAACGGTTCAGCATACAAAAAGAAGACTTACGAAGATCCATCTAGCATATTAGAGAAAGAAGGCCGAGTGCCTCCTCAAGCGGTTGAAGTTGAAGAAGCCGTATTAGGTGCCATGCTCATCGAAACGGGCGCTGCTACCATCGCTATTGGTATGCTGAAAGCGGATGACTTTTATAAGCCTGCCCACCGTCATATTTTCGAAACTATATCGAACTTATCTGAAAGAGATAATCCTTTAGATCTTCTTACAGTTGAGAATGAACTTCGCGATAACAATTTGCTCGATGTTTGTGGTGGTTCATCCTATTTATCTGATTTAACACGTTCTGTAAGTTCGGCGGCTAATATTGAGTATCATGCTCAAATTATCATTGAAAAAGCTATTAAAAGAAACCTGATTCTGAACTGTACGGATGTTATTAAAGAATCATACGATTCAACTTCAGATGCTTATGATGTTTTAGATGATGCCGAGCAACGTATTTTTGATTTAGCGAATCAGAAGACAAAAAATGCCTCTCAACCTGTTTCAGAAATCTTAAAAGATACCCTAGCCTATTTAGAAGACATGCGAGGCAAAGAAGGTGGTATTACTGGTGTACCTACTGGATTGGCTATCGATCAAATGACTGCTGGTTGGCAAAAAGGTGATCTTATAATCATCGCCGCGCGACCATCTATGGGTAAAACGGCCTTTGTATTAACGGCTGCTAGAAATGCGGCTATGCACCTTGATGAAAAGCTTAAAACCCCTATCGCTATCTTCAGTTTAGAGATGTCAAATCAATCTCTAGTTCAACGTTTACTCACCATGGAAGCTCGCGTTCGTGCTGATGAAGCTAGAAAAGGTACTTTAAATGATGACAGCTTTAAACAACTGATTGAAGCAGCAGGTCGCTTATTTACTGCAGGTATTTTTATTGATGATACGCCAGCTATCACATTAATGGAATTGCGTACTAAATGTAGAAGACTGAAAAGTGAACATGATATTGGGTTAATCGTAATTGATTACCTACAGCTTATGCAGGGCAATGCAAAGGATTCTGGAAATCGTGAACAAGAAATTGCCTCTATCTCTCGAGGGTTGAAGTCGCTAGCTAAGGAATTAGATGTCCCAGTAATCGCCTTATCTCAGCTCTCTAGAGCCGTAGAACAACGTGGTGGTGATAAGCGACCACAATTAAGTGATCTTCGTGAATCTGGATCTATTGAGCAGGATGCCGATGTGGTGATGTTCCTGTATCGTCCTGAATACTATGGAATTACAACCACCGCTGAGGGACAATCAACGGCTGGTTTAGCAGAGGTAATTATAGGTAAGCAAAGAAACGGACCGGTAGGTAGTAAAATGCATTATTTCGTTAAAGATTATGCTCGGTTTGAGAACTTAACAACCGCCGATCATGGGGATAGCTACCTCAATGATGGAGGTGGTGGCAACACTCCTGCCCTCCCAGATGATTTCTCTCCTTCTGGAGCACCACCTATGCCTCATAACCCAGCTCCCGACGAAGACGCCCCTTTCTAA
- a CDS encoding M28 family metallopeptidase — protein sequence MRSILTTVILIFFCAIPTKTTAQDLDYAKFVVKTLSSSEYYGRGYTFDADKKAASFIKDEFIKHGVEPIDGEFYQNFEVSINSFPSTVELNLNDKELTPGIDYLVEPGSPTINGSFEIHSIYFNDLVSQQDMIEAIKASVNKFIYLPELNKDNTSKENTDLLNGFIQFIKRNPNLPVKGFIYHSNGKLTWRPSSILDEKAGIILSDEIEIEPNSQIKLHIEQEYTLNYPTQNVMGRVKGMSSDSTIVLMAHYDHLGTIGKETIFYGANDNSSGVAMLLTMAKHFGTNPPPFDIVLIAFGAEELGLMGSRYFVQNPTIELSNIKFYLNFDLAGTGDEGVQVVNGSVFKNKFDLLTELNANQNLLPQVKIRGKACNSDHCFFDEAGVPGFYIYTLGGIKAYHDIHDKFETLPFTEFEDYSKLMIQFIESFK from the coding sequence ATGCGGTCGATACTTACTACAGTTATACTAATCTTCTTTTGTGCTATTCCAACAAAAACAACTGCACAAGATTTAGATTACGCTAAGTTCGTCGTTAAAACTTTAAGTTCTAGTGAATACTATGGTCGAGGGTACACTTTCGATGCTGACAAAAAAGCAGCCAGTTTTATAAAAGATGAATTTATAAAACATGGTGTTGAACCTATTGACGGTGAGTTTTATCAGAATTTCGAGGTTTCCATAAATTCATTTCCCTCAACTGTTGAACTAAACCTGAATGACAAAGAACTCACCCCTGGAATAGATTATCTCGTTGAACCTGGCTCACCAACAATTAATGGTAGTTTTGAGATTCATAGCATTTATTTCAATGACTTAGTTAGTCAGCAGGACATGATTGAAGCAATAAAAGCTTCCGTTAATAAATTCATTTACTTACCTGAACTCAATAAAGATAATACAAGTAAGGAGAATACAGATCTACTCAATGGCTTTATCCAATTCATAAAGAGAAATCCCAACCTACCTGTGAAGGGATTTATATATCATTCCAATGGGAAACTGACTTGGCGACCATCCTCCATTCTGGATGAAAAAGCTGGAATCATTTTATCCGATGAAATTGAGATAGAACCAAATTCTCAAATCAAGCTACATATTGAGCAAGAGTATACATTGAATTATCCTACACAAAATGTGATGGGCAGAGTAAAAGGTATGAGCTCTGATTCTACAATCGTACTCATGGCTCACTACGATCATTTAGGTACAATAGGTAAAGAAACCATTTTTTATGGAGCCAATGATAACAGTAGTGGTGTTGCTATGCTTCTAACTATGGCTAAACATTTTGGCACTAACCCTCCACCATTTGATATAGTGCTAATCGCATTTGGTGCTGAAGAACTTGGATTGATGGGCTCAAGGTATTTTGTTCAAAATCCGACTATAGAATTATCAAATATAAAATTTTATCTCAATTTTGATTTAGCGGGTACAGGTGATGAAGGGGTTCAAGTAGTAAATGGTAGCGTATTTAAAAACAAATTCGACCTACTTACTGAACTGAATGCTAATCAAAATCTATTACCTCAAGTAAAAATTAGAGGCAAAGCCTGTAATAGTGATCATTGCTTTTTTGATGAAGCAGGTGTCCCTGGTTTTTATATCTACACCTTAGGGGGCATTAAGGCGTATCATGATATACATGATAAATTTGAAACCTTGCCCTTCACAGAATTCGAAGATTATTCAAAACTGATGATTCAATTTATTGAAAGCTTTAAA